The sequence tgtaaacaaaggactccttaacttaaactgaggagtcaagtaggtacaaaccgtacaaggattaattatgtccatctgtgcatctaagttgagactatcggttatatattttagacgctaacttcccggctaaactttgacttattaaaccagcctgggatcataaaagtactatgtatggtaagattgagcgtgaacattggatgtcaccatggttatagttacggtacatatataaaatctacagtacgatttgagatttgttacgtgacgagcggtgtgtttaagactagtttacatgcgctcattttaatatgtagttatttaacgaagttctattgtgctagcatggtttcgagaacacaccaaatttccatgagtctattccgggcacacctcgtcttttatcggtgtgctctcaatctaaattcatcttataactttggtttcttagttgcaattacctttgtactccaaataattacaggtatcactttagcgttccgatatacttctgaagcatcttgtgcatttgctagtgttcaacatctagttagagaggtagcagcaggatgggaatttaggatgttgcatgcaacaactgcttctttcgtcttcttgtgtatcttaatacacatgtctcgaggtatgtataactccagctatagttatttaactactgcttggatgtctggtttagttttatatctacttactatagccactgctttcctcggttatgtactaccatggggacagatgagtttctggggtgctacagtcattactaatctcctttctccaataccatatttagtaccttggttactcggtggatactatgtatctgatgtaacattaaaacgattctttgtattgcactttatattaccttttgtaggttgcattctaattgtattacacatcttctatttacatttaaatggttctagtaaccctgcaggtattgattccgcacttaaagtagccttctatcctcatatgttaatgaccgatgctaaatgtctatcctatctaattggtttaattttcttacaaacggcttttggtttgattgaattatcgcacccagataactccataccagtgaaccggtttgtaactccgcttcatatcgtacctgaatggtactttttagcatattatgcggtgttaaaagtaatcccatccaaaaccggtggtttgttagtatttatgtcctctctcattaacttagctcttttatctgaaattcgagctttgaatactcgaatgttgatacgacaacattttatgactcgaaatgtagtcagtggatgggtaattatttgggtatacagtatgatcttcttgattattattggtagtgctattccacaagcgacttatatcttatatggtagattagctactatcgtatatcttactaccggattggttctatgcttatactaaatcaatagttataatgactacagcttccaagcaaacatgattaccgtgatattgaaatccaacacttttagctgtcttaagcagtccagtggggtggtggtgtactgcaatcataaagaacttggttgtctgtatctcataaccggagtcatcttcagtattctaggaactataatgtctttgtttattcgatttgagtgaacacataagatcatcgaatttaacggtatgctcctgaaagtaacggtacaagctgtaaacaaaggactccttaacttaaactgaggagtcaagtaggtacaaaccgtacaaggattaattatgtccatctgtgcatctaagttgagactatcggttatatattttagacgctaacttcccggctaaactttgacttattaaaccagcctgggatcataaaagtactatgtatggtaagattgagcgtgaacattggatgtcaccatggttatagttacggtacatatataaaatctacagtacgatttgagatttgttacgtgacgagcggtgtgtttaagactagtttacatgcgctcattttaatatgtagttatttaacgaagttctattgtgctagcatggtttcgagaacacaccaaatttccatgagtctattccgggcacacctcgtcttttatcggtgtgctctcaatctaaattcatcttataactttggtttcttagttgcaattacctttgtactccaaataattacaggtatcactttagcgttccgatatacttctgaagcatcttgtgcatttgctagtgttcaacatctagttagagagtagcagcaggatgggaatttaggatgttgcatgcaacaactgcttctttcgtcttcttgtgtatcttaatacacatgtctcgaggtatgtataactccagctatagttatttaactactgcttggatgtctggtttagttttatatctacttactatagccactgctttcctcggttatgtactaccatggggacagatgagtttctggggtgctacagtcattactaatctcctttctccaataccatatttagtaccttggttactcggtggatactatgtatctgatgtaacattaaaacgattctttgtattgcactttatattaccttttgtaggttgcattctaattgtattacacatcttctatttacatttaaatggttctagtaaccctgcaggtattgattccgcacttaaagtagccttctatcctcatatgttaatgaccgatgctaaatgtctatcctatctaattgtttaattttcttacaaacggcttttggtttgattgaattatcgcacccagataactccataccagtgaaccggtttgtaactccgcttcatatcgtacctgaatggtacttt is a genomic window of Besnoitia besnoiti strain Bb-Ger1 chromosome Unknown contig00040, whole genome shotgun sequence containing:
- a CDS encoding cytochrome b (encoded by transcript BESB_057900); translation: MSLFRAHLVFYRCALNLNSSYNFGFLVAITFVLQIITGITLAFRYTSEASCAFASVQHLVREVAAGWEFRMLHATTASFVFLCILIHMSRGMYNSSYSYLTTAWMSGLVLYLLTIATAFLGYVLPWGQMSFWGATVITNLLSPIPYLVPWLLGGYYVSDVTLKRFFVLHFILPFVGCILIVLHIFYLHLNGSSNPAGIDSALKVAFYPHMLMTDAKCLSYLIGLIFLQTAFGLIELSHPDNSIPVNRFVTPLHIVPEWYFLAYYAVLKVIPSKTGGLLVFMSSLINLALLSEIRALNTRMLIRQHFMTRNVVSGWVIIWVYSMIFLIIIGSAIPQATYILYGRLATIVYLTTGLVLCLY